A window of the Pogona vitticeps strain Pit_001003342236 chromosome 4, PviZW2.1, whole genome shotgun sequence genome harbors these coding sequences:
- the MYOC gene encoding myocilin: protein MEVWMTWLLSVWLMSGALGNTVLLHKTNDQDGRCIYSFSVPSTNEASCADQSEAVTALQQESQAQRLELESARARLTLLENLVNQLYGSQTARSNSFSMASLLQREVEGLKKEQAQRNTQVRRLESTISNLLQDKAGLEEDKKWLKEEKDELGRKLEVALLRASRCPETGEAGSRDALQGSQGGSKWNTENLSYQEVRSELMEVSAPHLFQENSAPSHPDANVGEPGCGTLVWVGDPVTLRKAETIAGKYGVWMRDPQPVPPYTLNTTWRVDTVGVDVRQVFEYEDADQFIKGYPSKVHILPQSMESTGAVAYRGSLYFQRRRSRILVKYDLKTEAITIQKELPNAGYHGQFPYSWGGYTDIDLAIDEVGLWVIYSTEDAKGAIVLSRLDPETLEIEQTWETNIRKQSVANSFMICGSLYTISSYSSPEATVNFIYGTSTGTSAPLNIRFENRYRYSSMVDYNPTEKKLFAWDNFNMVAYDIKLSKL, encoded by the exons ATGGAGGTGTGGATGACTTGGCTGCTTTCTGTGTGGCTGATGAGCGGGGCATTAGGAAACACTGTCCTTCTCCACAAAACGAACGACCAGGATGGGAgatgcatttattctttcagcgtTCCCAGCACAAATGAAGCCAGCTGTGCTGACCAAAGTGAAGCAGTGACAGCACTCCAGCAGGAAAGCCAAGCCCAGCGTTTAGAGCTGGAGTCTGCTAGAGCAAGGCTTACCCTCCTGGAGAACCTGGTCAATCAGCTTTATGGAAGCCAAACTGCAAGGAGTAACTCTTTTTCCATGGCGAGCTTACTTCAAAGAGAGGTGGAAGGCTTGAAGAAGGAGCAAGCCCAAAGGAATACTCAGGTCCGCAGGCTGGAATCCACCATCAGCAACCTCCTTCAAGACAAGGCTGGGTTAGAAGAAGACAAGAAGTggctgaaggaggagaaggatgaaCTGGGAAGGAAGCTGGAGGTAGCTCTGCTGAGAGCAAGCCGTTGTCCTGAAACTGGAGAGGCGGGCAGCAGGGACGCTCTTCAAGGTTCTCAAGGAG gaTCTAAGTGGAACACAGAAAATTTAAGCTACCAAGAGGTCAGATCAGAATTGATGGAAGTTTCTGCACCCCATCTCTTCCAGGAAAACTCAGCACCCAGCCACCCTGATGCAAATGTTGGGGAACCAG GCTGTGGAACACTTGTATGGGTTGGTGATCCAGTGACCTTGCGCAAGGCAGAAACCATTGCTGGCAAATATGGTGTGTGGATGAGGGACCCACAACCGGTGCCTCCGTATACCCTCAATACAACTTGGAGAGTTGACACTGTTGGTGTGGATGTCCGTCAGGTGTTTGAATATGAGGATGCAGACCAATTTATTAAAGGCTACCCTTCCAAAGTGCATATATTGCCCCAATCTATGGAAAGCACAGGTGCTGTGGCTTATCGGGGTTCACTCTATTTTCAGAGGCGCAGGTCCAGAATATTAGTGAAGTATGACCTAAAGACTGAAGCCATTACAATCCAGAAGGAACTGCCCAATGCTGGCTACCATGGACAGTTTCCCTACTCATGGGGTGGCTATACAGACATTGACCTAGCCATTGACGAGGTGGGGTTATGGGTGATCTACAGCACTGAAGACGCCAAGGGTGCCATTGTGCTTTCCCGGCTGGATCCAGAAACGTTAGAAATTGAACAGACATGGGAGACAAACATCCGCAAGCAGTCTGTGGCCAACTCCTTCATGATCTGTGGCTCCTTGTATACCATTAGCAGCTACTCATCCCCTGAGGCCACAGTGAATTTCATCTATGGCACCAGCACAGGAACCAGTGCACCACTGAACATCCGTTTTGAGAACCGCTACAGATATAGCAGCATGGTGGATTACAACCCCACAGAGAAGAAACTGTTTGCTTGGGACAACTTCAACATGGTTGCCTATGATATCAAGCTTTCCAAACTGTGA